CAGGCGGCTTGCCACGCCCTCAGCGCGGGCTCGATGTGCCTGTGCATCTTTTCCGTATCCTCGTTCGTCCACACCTTGTTGTGGTGGCGTTGGCGGGTCTCCCAAATGTAGTTATGTAGTGCATCAATGAGAATTAGGCAACCAAATGTGCTAGGCTTCAATTGGCTCTGGGGAAGCTCGCCAGGGTTGAGCGTAGACCCGAACGGCCTGTGACAGCCCTCGCTGGctggctgctgttgttgttgttggtgctgctgccttgCCTTTGCCTGCAAAAGTTCTCCCAGAGCATCATGAAACCTCATCCGATTATGGTTGGCCGCCGCGACTCCACCCTTTGCGTTGAAAGCCGCTGCGGTCTCGGCAGCGAAAAACTCCTCGTCACATGGGAGGTCAAGTAGCACCTCCGAATTGGTCAAGGCCGGCGTGTGGTTGTATGCATTCACCAGCATGCTTGACAGAATGAATATCACATACAGTGTCCTCTTCTTTTCCTCCATCGACTTCCACGTAAGCCACTCCACGAAGTCTTCTGTCTTCCCGCTCTCATCCTCAATACCTTCCATTCTCGTGTCATTATTCCTTGGCTCCACCCGGATAGGCCTGGGAAGCTCAGCACCTTGAGCAAGGCTGACCAGCGCGGCAACGTGAGTGGAAGCAATGTTGCCTGACCGCTTGTCACCACAGTTGAAGCCGTAAATCACATTGATTAGCATGGCCTGCACGAGCCACACCGGGGTTTCTACAGTCGAGTCCGCCGACTGATTATTCGCTTCAGGCAGCAGCCTTCTGAAGTCCGCCTTTCGAACCGTAGCCTTCCTCCTCTCATCAAGGTATAACTGTATCATCTTCTTAGCCATTTCAAACAGATTCGCCGACTGTGCGTGTTCCATCTCGTAGAGCGCCCCGATCGCCGCCATCGACATCAGCAAACACCCAGGGCCGCCGAATTGACCTTGGGCGGACCggctgccgccggcggcgccggctgTGTTGGGAACCTCGAATGAAAGCGTCGGGACGTGGAGGAAAGGCAGATGCGGGTGGAAGTAGCGGATGTACGCGGCGACGTAGCATTGGAGATCTTGAGTGCTCGGTAGCTTCTCGGGGTCTGCGGCCGATGGGGCTTTGCTCGATGCGTAGGAATACCGACTTCCACCGAGGAGCGAGTGCTGTGAAGCCCCACAGGACAAGGCACCTAGGATGGCGTTTCTGGTGGAATCAGTGATTGTCGAGACGGGTGAGGTTCCATGATTATTTTTAATACCATTCATCGAGGACGGAGTCTCGGGTCCAGCACCAAAGTTAAGTGCGTGACTCATGTTCTGTGCGCCCAGGCTCGACATGAGCGCCGGGCTCAAGGAGTTGAGAGATGGGGGAGGTGTCGAAAAGTATTGCTCGGCCGCCCCATTCTTCTGTAATGTCGGAGGTTGAGGAGAAACGGCGCCAGTGAGCATGTCTGCAAACACTGGGTTATGGAGCTCCAAGCCAAATGGGTTTGTCATCTGGGCAGAACCCATGATTGCCGGCTGATAGAAAGTTGTCGCAGCCACCGAGGTCACAACAGGGTGCTGGTTCGAGCCATCGAGCATTATGTCACTGAGTCCGCTCTGGCTTGTGGTGCTGATGGCCGATGGGGATGAGCCATCCACGGCGTGTTCGTTTGCGTTGCTGAAGGATAATTGGTGGTCGAATGTGCCGAACCACTCTGTCGCAGCGTCATCCATGCGGTGGTGGTGTCCGCTCATGTCAGGTATACCATGAGTGAATGGAGACATTgggtccatggccatggacgGTGGCGAGTCGTTGTAGTGAAGAGCATTTGGGTTGATGGTTGACCCTTGTCCGAACATTTGAATGCTTTCAAAGTCAAACTCGCCGAATCCAGGGGCCGCAATGGGAGGTGCCGTCCGCAagcctccgccataaggaTCGAATCCGGCCATGGCGTGTGTATCCAGCTTCGGCAGACCATGTGCCATCCCGCGCTGCCCCATGGCAGAAGCCATACCGGCGTATGTGTGTTCCATGGCATGGTGGGGCAGGCCTACCAGGCTCGGATGCCGGCTGTGGTGATTCGGGGGTAGGCCCCTAGCAACATTGGCGTTGGCGGCTGCAATCATGGACATGTGCGCGCCGTCGACATGGCTAATAGTGTTGGCCCTTGGGCGCATGGTAGCAGGGCCTCCCACCCCCGAAACGGTGCTGCTGGCAATGCTGTTTTTGCGGGCTCTGCTGCCGGGGGCGACAACGCCGCTGGCGCTTTCACGGCGGTTGCGGGGCCGCGAGGCGGGAGTAGTGGTCTGGTGGAGTTTCTGCTGATGACGCAGTAGGAGGTCTCTTCTCGCAAAGCATCGGGCACATTCGGGGCACTCAAACGGCTTCTCCTTTGTGTGGGAACGCTCATGGCGCTTAAGGTGCTCGAGGCGGGCGAAGCACCTGGAGCATGTCGTGCAAACGTGCGGTCGAGGCTTATCCGTCTTTGGAGGCGGGAAATTGGCAGAGACTGTAGTGGCAGGTTGTTTGGTGTTGACGGTAATCGACGAGGCTGCTATAATTCATTCTCGCAATGTTAGTGGGCAGGTCGGATCAAAGGGCTATGCGCACCAATTGCGTGGCCATGCATGGAGGGATCCCCAAAAGCAACTTCGACCAGCGCGGAAAGCCATTGCGTACCAGGTTCCTCGCTGTTTGCCGGTGCAGGAGCAGCAATGACATCGGCGGCTGTCGCAGACGGCGATGTTATTTCGGCCATTGCCACGGTGGAATCCGCTGAAGGGGACGTATCGATCGAAGCAGTCATGGTGATGCCGTGAGAGGGTTCGACCTTCCCCGCAGTGATGTTTCGATGCAGCTCGATATGGGGTTATTGTCGTGCCGCTTGACCAAGACAGCAAGAGACAGCCTTGGGGAGCACAGGGAGATAGTTCCGATGGGCGACACAGAATGGAGGCTGCGAGACGAGGAGAAATCGAGGGAGGCGGCTCTGCTGCCAGGGAAGAGGAGGGAAGAGAGAGGAGACGAGGTCGATGTTGTCAGCTGTATCATGCTATCCCCGCATTAGAGCTTCGTGTGAATTGGGGCGAGTTTGATCTCTGCGTTGGGACGATAAACAAAAGTAGGGttagaaagaaagaaagagaataaaataaaataaaaacgagACCTAGCGACAAATGTAACCCGCGTCTCCGCGATGTGAATTGGTCGATCAAGTTACAAGTGTTGGTAGGTACGCAAGGTCGGGTAGGTCGAGAAAGAAACGGGAGAGGTACTGACCCAATAGTCTTAGCTGAGAGTACTCTGGGATGGCGGACGGCGGTTGGAGGGACCTCTGCAGATGCTACTGTAGGGTACAAGCGCAGCACAGACATCCTGGGGGTTTGGCAGGGCAGGgcagggcaggcagggcagACAGGCATCGAGGCAGGTAAGGAAAAGGCAGGCCGACGGGCAACTGCCTGGTCCGTCCGCGCACAAGGGTAGGGGTCTAACTGACGGTACTGGCTCGCACTGATGTTGACCCCACGCGTGGAGCTTGTTGTGGATCAGACCCGTTCATTCCCTGGATTGGAGAAAACGACCGGGGCCCAGCAAAGCCATACTTGACATACTGTACCGTACTGTATGAACCAAGCGAAAGATACTTTACAGGTCGAAAAGAGCAAGTGTGAGTGGATTCCGTCCCGCAGGGTTCAGAGGCAAAAGTTGCCAGGAACATTGCCACAGTGCGCAATGTGGGAACCCAGCGTCGCATCGCACACAAGCAATGTCTGCCAGCCACTGGCAGTTGCAGCGAGCAAGCTTGGCCATGGCAAGGGACCCGGGGTCCAGTGGTGGATACGAGCAGGGTCTTTCCAATACCAGCGGTTTTTTTTCACTGGCAGTTTTGCTTAGACCTTGTGTCTGCAGTGTGCTGTGCAGTAGCGAATGCCTGCTCCGAGCCTGGCCTGGCCTACATTTACTGTATAGTAGTACCGCTAGCACACTTGAACGTGCCAACAATAAAGGCCGACAAGGGCGCTATAGTTGTCAGGGTCCCTGGGCTAGCGTTGCAGCTTTGCTGAAGATGACGGGATCCACCTGCCCGGCGAGACGCTGGTTGTGGCGCCCGCCCTTGCTGGGGGAAAGTATCGGCGAACCAGATGAGAGAGATGCATGGATACAGCTTGTAACATTCTACTTACGGTAATATTGCTCATCAGCTTCGGATTTAATACTGGCTGCCTCATACAGTAACGAGTACAGTAGTAAtaacgtacctacctagcaagTAATAGGCATTTGAACTCTAAAATAGGTAGATGTCATTTGAAATCCAAAGGAATTTGTGTAGATAGCTGTCCTCCTGACGCATTTTCCAACCCATACCTCTGTCCAAATTACTCGTTAATTGAAAGAAGATTAATTAGCATTACTATACGGCGTGGTATCTATGTAGGTAGCTGCACGCCCTTGACAAAAGCCGCAGCCAACGTCAAATCCAATCTAGAGTTCCTCTCACACGGAGAATATGTCAATTGTGCAGCCCCGATGTGACGAGCACAACCAGCACATTGGTTTCTTTGGCCGTCTACCAATGGCCATTCCTAGCCCGATGGGTTTAGGTTTTTTAGTTTACCAGTACTCGGGGAATTATAGGAAATGAAGGagcgaaaagaagaaaagacagGAAAAAAACAGCATGTGGCCTTCGACCGACGAACAGGGCCTTCGCAACAACCTCCCCATTGCGTCAAGTGTCTGTCAACCACATCATCTGTGCATGTCGTCAGTCTCAGCCTCCGATCCTCGCTTTGTGTTTCCTAGCGGCGGTCGAGACCAGTCCCAGACCCACGGGCGCTCGCGTCTGCGTTTGCTCACACAATCAAATCTGCTAAGGCGTGGCACGTCAACAAAAAACGCTCCCTACCCCCAGGGCTGACAACGAACGGGGTTGTGGATTTGACAAAAACGGCCCTACAGCGATCGTCGAACCAAGCTCCCGGCTTGACGACAATCATTTGTCAACCCAACTCCAGGATTTGCGGTCAGGGCGATCAGACTATGTATGTTTAATGTTCCTCTTTTGTGTTCCTTTGCAGTACAGCCGTAATTAAGATATGACCAAATTGCGAGACCAGCCAGGAGCTCATCGGGATCATGACATTTACTTTACAATGCGCTCTCCGTCGCCCACCGCCAAGAGGCCTTTcgcggcctggtgcagcgaACTGcagaaaggaaagaaaagaggcTGCAGTTTTTTGTCAATATCGTCTACCTGCAGACCCTGGTTCATCCGTATAGAGGACGCACAGTGTGTGTGCCAGCCCCCCCTGCTCGCTGGTCATCTGGTGTTGGATGAAGCATAATCGGGCAAGAAGGCATCCAGTCCGTTGTATCCATGTCTACTGAAAGTTTTAATCCTGCCACATGGCACCTACATCTTCCTGTATGTACAATAGTACGCAGTATCTACCTAGCTATATGAGGGACAAAACTTTTGTTTCCAACGTATTGTCATTATTACGTCCTACCACCATTGGGTTAAAGGTTACCACCTGGAGCCCTTTGTCCGAAAGAGCTTGCCCGGCCCATCTTGTGGTTGTAGTGCGGCGTCATCATCGTCTGTTGTTCACTTGCTACCTGGACTAGTGCCCGATTTGGCATGCGATGCGTGGGTTGGTTGTCTCGCTCACCGTGGTGAGGAAAGCTACAACTTTGAACGTAGCTTCAATAGCCTTCATCTACGTAAGATGCGATTTGTCCAGAATGGGATATTGCATTGCTGACGGATATATTACATAGCACAGATATGTTTATCCTTTTTCTGAGCGACAAGGGTCCATCCATTGTCTCGAGTCCCATCTGATCTGAAGCTCTTCTCGAATCTTACGACGTGCCTCGATACACGGACATAAACAATCCGGTCAGATGGACCAGTCGAAAATGTCCTAGATCTCCTCGGTGGAGTGAGGCTGTGTGCGAGAATGGAGGTCGTCGGTCTTGTGGTCCTTCGCAGATCCTGACGCCCCTGCCTGCCAGCGATGGTGCCTGTGCGCCGTGTGGATTAGCCCTTGCAGGCCTTATCCAGGGTTTAGGCCTGTTGGGTGTTGGGTCTTGACCTGGggaagccaggcttgtttcAGAGTCGGGTTTGAATGGGGTCCCCGCGCCGTGTTTTCGCAGGCGGGCGCCTGCGTTATTGTAGTTTGTATACAGCTTTTGGGGGTTCCCTGCACTATCGAAAAAGCCCTCAATGCCGATGTGCTGCCGAATGGGACTGCTTTGCGgctcgacaaaaaaaaaacatttctccagaaaaagggaaaaggcCGGCAAGGTTGACTCGCCACTTTTTGCTGCCCAGGTTTAGAAGCTTCCTCCAGCTTAATATTAAGACAGACTTTGTACGGAGCACGGCTGTGGGAAGTAACTTTCGTTAGGCAAATCTGTCAACCGTGACTAGTGTCGTCCAGTCTACGATAGCGGATTGCTTGATTATGTAGTAGCGATCCGTCAAATTCCCACTGGCCGTTTGACCGTATAGTAGGTACTATGCTACTGTAAGTAAATAATGCTCcgtactagtctagtctttTGTGCGCGGCAGAGATTCCAGGCATGTCCCTGTCCGCCGCTATTTTTAAAGTCGAAACGGAGCGAAAGCGCGAAGGTCTCGTGCGCCGCGTCCACATTCATCACTGATCACTGCCACATTTCTCGGCGGCCTGGGCAAACAGCCACACGTCGAGTATTCACTTTTGGATGCAACAAGCGccacatttttttttcagttttACCGGTATTTGCTTACGTTTAACCgacaaggaaaaagaaaagaagaaaaaagacaatgGCGGCTTGCAAGGAAGGAGTTGACAAGTGGAACGCAGCTAGCGGGAAGTTCCCACCAGTCTTGCAGCCGGAACCGCCGGGAGAGGTCTGTCGCAACTGGATTGCTACGGGTCTGGTTCGCTCGGTTATGTGCGCAATATATGGTATGAACCATCGAGGGAATCGGCTTCCCACAAGGGCTTTATTACGAAGTAGGAGCTTAGAGGAAATCTCGGCCGACGGAGCACCGATGACCGGCCGGCTGACGAATCGAGGCCGCCGTTACCCAGCATGATGCCAGTACCACAAGCAGGAGATTATACCTGTACGTACTCCGTAGTTGGTAGGTGTTCGTAGTGACGGGAAATTCCCTGGTGGTGGCAACTGGGCAAAATGGCAATGTTGAATCTAAGCGACCCAATTGGTACATCAACTTTTCTCATCCCGAACTCGTCTCTAAGCTTTTACCACAATAGGAATTATCCCTTTAGCCTTCCAAACCACCTTATTGAATGGAGGAAAAGGTAAAGAATAAGCTAGGCGATTATAAGAGACCGGCCACCCTTGAACTATTTAGACATAGTATCAGCTGGACGGGGAAAAGCCGTTCGCAGCAACTCCACACCACCATTCAGCAGTCAATCAATTCTTAACCGACGAACGCTAACaggaggctttttttttttttttttttgttccaagGTAAGATGGTGATGTTTGCTAATTTTTGCTTGGTATAATTTTTCGTTTGCCAACCTCGTCTAttcacccccccccccccctactCCTGCAGTAAAGCCACTTAGGTGTAGTCACAAATGCAAATGGTTACCTCACCGGCTATGGCCACGGCTTGGTTTTGCCGCATAGTGCGGCTTTGAGGATGGGCAAGTATGGGATAGAAAAGCGCCAGACAAATTAGCCGCCAGGCGAATCGGAGATATCAAAATTTGACTCGACTTTCCGACGAGGCTCTCAGTGGCATGCAACCGATATCAATTAGCGCTTGAGCGGGTTCATGCCAGATTCACAATCTCTCCCGAGCCAGGAACCAGATTTGGTAGCGGGAGCACTGCCAACAAGGACGTGCAGGAAACGTTGCAATACGAGTGAGTGCAAGCATTCTCTGTCATACAAACAGCCGGCTTCATGACTTTCCGCGTTTCTCTGCCGTTTCTTACTCAAGCTTAGCTATTGATTAGTGGgtgacctacctacctacccctGAAAGAAACGTCGCAATTCCTCTGAATGTTAATCCCAAAATATTCCCAACTGATTGAAAACCGGCGAACGAGAACGATCCTACTGTTATTCTCAGACAATGACAAGCTGAAGAAACCAATCTCCTTGCACCTgtccttctttttgttttccgctTTTCGGACTGTGCTGACCTCTGAACCCCGGCGATAGAGCGggttctggggcgggcgggtATCGCAGATCCCAACTTgcggcctttttttccctcttcccTTCCCTTGTTCGTCCAATCGAGTCAGCTCCAAATTGATTGATAATCCGCCCCGATTCACACCAGAACCGGCCCAGAGCGTTCAACTCGCTGCCCCAGCAGACCCTTTTCCTTAGCTCTAAACCATATCAGGCGAAGACtggaagagagagaaaaccaTGGGcgacaagagaaaaaaagtaaataaaCGGCCCCCAATCGTACGAGGAGCTGACTACCAGCCCAGTAACACACCCAAAATTGAGTTACCTCCTCGTACCCGAGCCCGCATTTCTCCAGATTGGCCTGGCCTTCTTTTGCCTCAGTTCTCCAAAATTACCTCCCAGTAGAAAACTAACCGGACATTACAGTACTAAGGACCATTTCGGTTTGTGGATATGCCGTCAGGGCTGGCATAAATGGGATGCATGGCATTGGGTTTCGTCCCTGGCCTCTTCTTTTGGGCTCGGCAGGGCAATATATATCCTTGACGGCGCTGTAGTATTATAAAGTCGCAAGAGTAGGTATCCGAATTAAATACCCAGTAAATACCTACCGTACTATGGTAGGTGAACCATACCCAGTCATGCTACGTGTAGTATTTGTTTCGCGTTTTGATATTTGCGCACTGTAGAAGATCGCAGGTCCAGATCTCCTTGAGACAGTAAATCATtttatctagaactagactaggtaaTATTAGGACCTGAACCTGAACCAATGTAATAATACCGTATGTTATTATACTATACTACTGTACAATTTCACTACCATGTACCGGTATACGCAGCAAGGCAGCACATGTTTCCAGAAACGTTGGTGCTAAATGCGATAGCGTCTTTTCAGTTTCTCAAACACGGAGACTTTTTTCGGTTTACTCCAAACCCCGGTCCTGCATCGTCATCACTGATGCCGAGTCGATGATGCTCTCTACATGTACCTACGTGGCAGACGT
This DNA window, taken from Pyricularia oryzae 70-15 chromosome 6, whole genome shotgun sequence, encodes the following:
- a CDS encoding DNA binding regulatory protein AmdX — translated: MTASIDTSPSADSTVAMAEITSPSATAADVIAAPAPANSEEPAASSITVNTKQPATTVSANFPPPKTDKPRPHVCTTCSRCFARLEHLKRHERSHTKEKPFECPECARCFARRDLLLRHQQKLHQTTTPASRPRNRRESASGVVAPGSRARKNSIASSTVSGVGGPATMRPRANTISHVDGAHMSMIAAANANVARGLPPNHHSRHPSLVGLPHHAMEHTYAGMASAMGQRGMAHGLPKLDTHAMAGFDPYGGGLRTAPPIAAPGFGEFDFESIQMFGQGSTINPNALHYNDSPPSMAMDPMSPFTHGIPDMSGHHHRMDDAATEWFGTFDHQLSFSNANEHAVDGSSPSAISTTSQSGLSDIMLDGSNQHPVVTSVAATTFYQPAIMGSAQMTNPFGLELHNPVFADMLTGAVSPQPPTLQKNGAAEQYFSTPPPSLNSLSPALMSSLGAQNMSHALNFGAGPETPSSMNGIKNNHGTSPVSTITDSTRNAILGALSCGASQHSLLGGSRYSYASSKAPSAADPEKLPSTQDLQCYVAAYIRYFHPHLPFLHVPTLSFEVPNTAGAAGGSRSAQGQFGGPGCLLMSMAAIGALYEMEHAQSANLFEMAKKMIQLYLDERRKATVRKADFRRLLPEANNQSADSTVETPVWLVQAMLINVIYGFNCGDKRSGNIASTHVAALVSLAQGAELPRPIRVEPRNNDTRMEGIEDESGKTEDFVEWLTWKSMEEKKRTLYVIFILSSMLVNAYNHTPALTNSEVLLDLPCDEEFFAAETAAAFNAKGGVAAANHNRMRFHDALGELLQAKARQQHQQQQQQPASEGCHRPFGSTLNPGELPQSQLKPSTFGCLILIDALHNYIWETRQRHHNKVWTNEDTEKMHRHIEPALRAWQAAWASNPQHSLERPNPYGAGPLSADAIPLLDLAYVRLFVNMSRTKEKFWERDWEGLAKELSRGSEIIQHAEHSPRSNSESAVTDQSDVSGGNAGFIDSPPTQSSSPDFAAGAQFSSAGNTKIPVQGQQGLQQATSRREKHLRKAAFYAADSLSMSDKLGVTFADFTSRELPLQSAMCALDCSQVLAEWVATLQDRVGRYLGILGQEDVDLGQVPAIMLLEDEDVKLLGKIQDVLNGAEIKMNLEAAGGKPDPGFMLRMGEQVGYAAKILHVTAFMLSKGGAWPITHLMANCLDQHANHMRARAERSIIACD